The Oncorhynchus gorbuscha isolate QuinsamMale2020 ecotype Even-year linkage group LG06, OgorEven_v1.0, whole genome shotgun sequence sequence TTGAATTTTTGCCGATAAtgtccatcgttatgtttggaagaaaaattgggaggcttgcaagccaaagaacaccatcccaaccgtgaagcacaggggtggcagcatcatgttgtgggggtgctttgctgcaggagggactggtgcacttcacaaaatagatggcttcatgaggaaggaaaaggaTGTGGATatatatctcaagacatcagtcaggaagttgaagcttggttgcaaatgggtcttccaaatggacaatgaccccaagcacacttccaaagttggggcaaaatggcttaaggacaacaagtcaagttattggagtggccataacaaagccctgacctcaaccctacagaaaatgtgtggacagaactgaaaaagcatgtgtgagcaaagaggcctacaaatctgactcagttacaccagctctgtcagggggaatgggccaaaattcaccaaacttgttgtggaaggctacccgaaacatttgacccaagttaaacaatttaaaggcaatgctaccagataataattgagtgtatgtaaacttctgacccactgggaatatgatgaaataaatacaagctgaaataaataattctctctactattattctgacatttcacattcttaaaataaagaggtgatcctgactgacctaagatggggaatttttactaggattaaatgtcaagaatggtgaaaaactgagttaaaatgtatttggcttacgtgtatgtaaacttccgacttcaactgtccaTAGTTGCTGATCaactcaattcaaatcaaatccaattgtatttgtcacctgcgctgaataaaacaggtgtagaccttaccgtgaaatccttacttacaggcctttaaccaacaatgcagattttTTTAAAAGATATTaagaaaataatataaaataaagtAAGGAAaaatgtaacacaacaaaataataataacgaggctgtatacagggggtaccggtacaggttagttgaggtaatgtgtacatgtcgTGTAGGTAAAGGGTAAATAACAAGTAGCAGCAGTGCAAAAAAGGGGTTTATACAAATAGTCCCTTTTTTAACTGCTTAGCAATTTTATGGCTTACGGGTAgatgctgttaaggagccttttgaacctagacttggtgctccggtaccacttgctgtgtggtagcagagatagtctatgactagggtggctattgtctttgacaatttttagggttttcctctgacaccgcctggtatagaggtcctggatggcagaaagcttggccgcagtgatgtactgggccgtaagcGCTACCCTCTGCAgcaccttacggtcggatgctgaGCAGTTTCCATACTAAGTGGCgttgcaaccagtcaggatgctctcgatggtgcagctgtagaaccttttgtggatctgaggacccatgccaaatctgtctcatcgttgtcagtgatcaggcctaccaccgctgtgccgtcggcaaacttaatgatgatggtGTTCGAGTTGTGGGTGACCACGCAGGGAATTCAAGTTTATTCgtctgtttattttattttctcaCAGATGTGTACAAAGATTAACACACTATCTGTTTCCTATGCCATCCAGAAATAAATGCCAGTCCAAgataaataaaatgtattgaattgaaTCGAATAGTAAAGTATGGTTTATGCTTTTCTCTCTGCCCACCCAGCATTCGACCCATTTGGGGCGGGTCCGATGCCCAAGCCCCAGGAGCTGATGGGTTCCTTCCGGGGTCCAGCAGGTAACCTTGGTAACCGGGGGCTGCCTGCCCCCCTCCTGCATGCAGCTCGCTCTCCGTCCCCCACTATGCAGAACACTGGCAAGGGTGATGGCATGACTACACTGCATCTGTAGAGGCACCATCTATCCACTAACATTTCTCACTATCCACTATTCACTTCTTTACACTGGTACTCTGTTGCTTTAGCCAAACGTTTGTGTTGGGTAATGTACTGCTGCATATGCATGCACATAATGTGTGTTGATCAATGGGAATTTAAGCTGCAGGTTTTGAGGGAGATCTGAATGGAATGGCTATTGTATGGTTACAGTGATTGCTGTTGGTATTGGTATGGTTCCACTCTTAGTTGGGTAGCCTAACAGCAATGGTAATAATGTGGTTATGGTATGGTTATATGTCTGTTTGTGATGGTAGCATGACCTCATCTCTTTCCTCCGATTGTCTGTTAGGCGTGTCTGTCACTGATGTTTCTGTGCTCTGATAGGACGGAGCTCCCCAGTCCCGCCCACCACCCCTGTGGTCACCATTCAGCAGCCTCCCAACGCCATGGGAGGATGGGACTGGAACAAGTCTGCAGCTCCAGGTAAGCTCTGCTGATGTGCCACATTTACGGACGACGTCTGCAGAGGCACTGGTCTGAGAACATAGGAACTACCATCTGCCACAcacaacagagagctatggcatGCTATCGATCATCCAGCGTACTGTGCCAAAATAAGCAAGCAAGCATGTGTTCACGTCAGAAGGCTCCCTACTTAATTGCGCCCTCTACTGGTGCTCACGAGAATCACATTCATAGAACGACAGTGCCCACTGTATTGTACAGTATTTCAACTGTGTTGTTGTGAATTCTGTGTTAGGAGGGGGTTTTGGTATGGGCAGTAGGTCAGCCAGCACCAGCCCTACCGGATCAGTCCACAGCACCCCCACACACCAGGTCAAACCCAAGACCCTGGACCCATTCGCTGATATTGGAAACCTGGGGGGCAGTCTGGGAGGTCAGTGAAGGCTTCCAATACTGTACTAACAGAGGCTATAAAAGATGTCATGTCATGATACGTTATGTTATGCTCGTTGTGTTATGCCAGTTATTTTATAGATAGATAACTTCATTCTCTGTGTTGAACTTTCTCTGAACATTCCTCCTTATATCTCGGTCTATAGGAGGCTCTGGCTTCTCCAGTAAGCCTACCACCCCTACAGGCACCACCCCTGCCTTCCCACCCATGGGCTCCCCTTCACGGCCTCCTCCCTCGCCCCAGCACGGTGGGGGCTGGCAGGCTAACACAGGCTTCCCCTCGTGGCAGCCCGGTGGGGGCGGTGGTGGAGGGCAGGCAGGGTGGCAGCCCCAACCCCAGGGTCAGGGTGGCCCACCCTCCCAGCCCAAACCCAGCCCCAGCCACTCCATGCCGCACACCTCCCCCTCCAACAGACCCAACTACAACATCAGTTTCTCTGCCATGGGAGGAGGGGCTGCTCCCAATGCAGCCGGGAAACCACAGCCCAACATGGGTGAGTCAATgggagactgggaggctggttgtAATCATACTGGGATGGATAGACTGTTGTTTTCCACCCAAAATAACTTGTGTTGCTCTTGATTAATGGACAAATGTGCCACTTGAAACTGACCTGTATGCGTGTGATTTGTGCTGGTAGTCATTCATCATAAGACTGCATATTGTTTTGTAAGCGGGATGAGAGAAGATGTTACATTCTCCCTCCCAGGTACCAAGCCCAAAGTTGCAACGGCTAACTTCGATGACCTGCTGTCTGGCCAAGGTTTTGCTGGAGCCAAAAAGAAGGAAGGTCCCAGGACAATAGCAGAGatgaggaaggaggagatggctAAAGAGATGGACCCCGAGAAACTCAAGGTAGTCTTACAGTGGCCAATCACTAGCCTTGGACCAAGAGTTGGCGAGTTCCGTGAAGATACAGTAGGACTACAGGGGGGGAAAGGGAGTCAAATGTTGGTCCTCTGTagcttagttggtagagcatggcgcttacaACGCCAGGATCGTGGGTTCGCTTCCCAGGACCACCcacatgtaaaatgtatgcatgcatcaCTGTTAAGTTGATGTACATAAACATGTCATGTATTATTAGAGTCTATTTAGACAGCCAGAGAAAAAGAAGCTGAGGATTTGGAAGATCTTTGTTGTATCGGTGGGTCTCCTGTTTATCTGACCTTGGctttcccctctctacccccagaTTCTGGACTGGATCGAGGGGAAGGAGCGTAACATCCGGGCCCTGCTGTCCACCATGCACACGGTGCTCTGGGAGGGGGAGACCCGCTGGAAGCCTGTAGGCATGGCTGACCTGGTGACCCCAGAGCAGGTCAAGAAGGTTTACCGCAAAGCCGTGCTGGTGGTCCATCCAGACAaggtgagatggaagggagaggttTACATTGTAACACACACGTACGCAAGCAAGCGCACACGCATTCACACGTTTCCACGCTTTCCGGTGGGAACAAGACGAGTAACTACTATTCCCCATAGTAGAAAGATTGACTTATTCTGTGTTTGaagaggctgatgcaacagataaGAACCTTtatcttaaaatgttgataagctaaactcagcaaaaaaagaaaggtcctcactgtcaactgtgtttattttcaccaaacttaacatgtgtaaatacttgtatgaacataacaagattcaacaactgagacacagtgaacaggttccacagacatgtgactaacagaaatggaataatgtgtccctgaacaaaggaggggtcaaaatcaaaagtaacagtcagtatctggtgtggccaccagctgtattaagtactgcactgcatctcctcctcatggactgcaccagctatgccagttcttgctgtgagatgttaccccacttttccaccaagacacctgcaagttcccgggcatatctggggggaatggccctagccctcacccaccgatccaacaggtcccagacgtgctcaatgggattgagatccaggctcttcgctggccatggcacaacacggacattcctgtcttgcaggaaatcacgcacagaacgagcagtatggctggtggcattgtcatgctggagagtcatgtcaggatgagactgcaggaagggtaccacatgagggaggaggatgtcttccctgcaacgcacagcgttgagattgcctgcaatgacaacaagctcagtccgatgatgctgtgacaaaccgccccagaccatgctgtgcgttacaaggaccctccaaatcgatcccgctccagagtacaggcctcggtgtaacgatcattccttcgacgataaacgcaaatccgaccatcacccctggtgagacaaaaccacaactcgtcagtgaagagcactttttgcctgtcctgtctggtccagcgacggtgggtttgtgcccataggcgacgttgttgctggtgatgtctggtgtggacctgccttacaacaggccttcaagccctcagtccagcctctctcagcctattgcggacagtctgagcactgatggagggattgtgtgttcctggtgtaactcgggcagttgttgtcatcctgtacctgtcccacaagtgcaggtgttgttacacgtggtctgccactgcgaggacgatcaactgtccctgtagcgctgtctcacagtacagacattgcaatttattgccctggccacatctgcagtcctcattcctccttgcagcatgcctaaggcacattcacacagctgagcagggaccctgagcatctttcttttggtgtttttcagagtcagtagaaaggcctctttagtgtcctaagttttcataattgtgaccttaattgtctaaCATCTGTAAGCGcaagtgcatgttcattaattgtttatggttcattttatttattgaacctttatttaactaggcagttaagaacaaattaagaacgacagatttctacctaGATCTAGCAACACTTTTTGGTTATTGGCCCAaggctcgaaccactaggctacctgctgccactagactacctgccgttcattgaacaagcatgggaaagtgtttaaaccctttacaaggtaaaaagacagggtcctgaaaaagggacgtttctttattttgctgagtttattatttcttcacattataagctcaCCAATGCACACAAGACAGTAGGTTCGTTCCATAATGCAATTAGTGGAAAAACACAGTTGTCAAATGCTCACCGAAATATACTTCATTGCATTCCATCTATCGCCTTAGGAAGCAGTAGGCATTTCGAATTAAATGTGGAGTGGAGCTTTATACTATGGTTACGTGATGATATCACGTACCTTCCAACCGATTCGGCAAACCatcatttatttgaaaattattcAGTCAACATTTCCATCACCATTTGTCGCAGCAAAGAAAGGTTGACAAAAGAAATCCACCCCTGTTGAGCGGATCCACATTTCTTCTATAGCTGCCGTTTTCCATTACACATCGCAATACATTCTGTGTTTCTCTTTTGGTGtataaacctgggtcaatggcAACCTGCCTACTGATTGATGTTTTCCCCCCCATCTTCCCCTCTCCCAGGCCACGGGACAGCCCTATGAACAATATGCCAAGATGATTTTTATGGAACTGAATGACGCCTGGTCAGAATTTGACAGCCAAGGACAGAAAGCACTCTACTGAGCTGATAGcaaaagagagaaagcgagacagGGTCCGTGCCCAcccacccctgacccctgacccctccgTGAACAATAATCAAGCTCCCACCAGATCTGTGACTCCcgtctccttctcttctctttacTGTCCCGTGGACTCCTTCGAGACCTCGCCAGACTAACAGTGTAACCGTGTCAGAAAAAGATCTGCCTATCATATGTATCTGGTGGCAGCACTGTCCAACAAGAACTGTTCAATGCTGTCCCTACGTGTCCTAGTCCTGAACCAAGCAACGCAGAGTCATCCAGCTGTCTGTGGAGACACATCACCAAACAGCGATACTGTCCACCTAATACACCCGGACACAGGTGATAACGACACGCCTGTGGTCACAGTGTGGTTAGTCACAGGTGATAACGACACGCCTGTGGTCACAGTGTGGTTAGTCACAGGTGATAACGACACGCCTGTGGTCACAGTGTGGTTAGTCACAGGTGATAATGACACGCCTCTGGTCACAGTGTGTTTAGTCACAGGTGATAACGACACGCCTGTGGTCACAGTGTGGTTAGTCACAGGTGATAACGACACACCTGTGGTCACAGTGTGGTTAGTCACAGGTGATAATGACACGCCTGTGGTCACAGTGTGTTTAGTCACAGGTGATAACGACACGCCTGTGGTCACAGTGTGGTTAGTCACAGGTGATAATGACACGCCTGTGGTCACAGTGTGTTTAGTCACAGGTGATAATGACACGCCTGTGGTCACAGTGTGGTTAGTCACAGGTGATAATGACACGCCTGTGGTCACAGTGTGTTTAGTCACAGGTGATAACGACACGCCTGTGGTCACAGTGTGGTTAGTCACAGGTGATAATGACACGCCTGTGGTCACAGTGTGTTTAGTCACAGGTGATAACGACACGCCTGTGGTCACAGTGTGGTTAGTCACAGGTGATAACGACACGCCTGTGGTCACAGTGTGGTTAGTCACAGGTGATAATGACACGCCTGTGGTCACAGTGTGTTTAGTCACAGGTGATAACGACACGCCTGTGGTCACAGTGTGGTTAGTCACAGGTGATAATGACACGCCTGTGGTCACAGTGTGTTTAGTCACAGGTGATAATGACACGCCTGTGGTCACAGTGTGGTTAGTCACAGGTGATAACGACACGCCTGTGGTCACAGTGTGTTTAGTCACAGGTGCTGTGTAACAGCCAGGATATGACTGTATGAACTATAATCGCCAAGGAAGATGTTTTATCTATGTTTTACTGTCAAATAACAACAAAAGAGACTCAGTGTTTGTAAAAAGCACAACTGGCTGGTTCTTGTTTTTAGAAACGTGCAGTACGTCATTAGGTTAGTCTGGTGACTCGTCTGCAGCCTATAGTCACTCTAAAGGTACTCATTCGCGTCTTTACAGCCACTGTCCGGTGTCTACAGTCTCATAGGAACCAGGGTGTAAAATATATCATAGAATAATTCCATATCACACTACTGTACTTATCTAAGAACCAAACTGCTGCTGCTAGTGTCTCCATGGGGCTCATCAACGCCATTAGTCGTGTATTTACTTTTAATGATGTTAACTTATTCCCTTGTACTATCGGATGTTTGTGTCATACTGTGACGCTTATGTTTATGTCGATCCCTCCCAAAGAAGAACTGGTGTTTTATTTTGGAGAATGCTCCAGTGAGGTACAGTGGGGGGTCTTTTTCTgtccctctgctgtctctctcggAAGCCCGTTGACCCACGAGTGAACTGGCGTTTTAATCCAAGGCCACATGTCACTGATGTCGTTTGCAGACGGGTGTTTCAAAATATGGGATCTGGTGTAGGACAGATAACACATCAAGCAATGTTATGTTCATGTGCTTCAGctaagagccccccccccccccccccacccgttTGTTTGAAGCATATATTTTCTGCATGCACTGACTGGGACCACTTATTGAAGACTTGGACTTTATTTTACTGCATATGGTGGCACATCATTTCATAATACATGCTCACGATACTGGCGTTTTGTCTGACTACTATCCAGACCCCAACATGGAgccatctatccctcatctgtgTGTCGGCACTCTGAAAGGATTTCATACGATACCTGACATGTACAACCATGTCTTAACATACCGAAAGCTGCATATCAATGTTTCAGCAGGGCTTGTTCTCTCTTATCTGTGTGGACCATTTCGCTAAACGAGAACAAGAGagacactgcacagctatttcatCTGATACAACCACTCacttgtgttttttttcttctctctgctTGTACACCGACACTGTCAACCCTTTTCCTGGGTTCCATCCTTTGTGAAATGGCACCGCCTGGGTTGTGGACTAACGTGTGCACTGACTGACCACTGAGCAGTGCAGAACTAAAGAGACTGTCTGTGCGCTGTAGGCTATGATGCTTTTTCTGGTGACTATACCAATGGCAGGAGTTGTGGCTGtgtagtatgtatgtatgtatgtacagtatgtatgtacactgaggttgtgtgtgtgtgtttgtgagataaGCCCTATATGCTCCCTTGCTGATTGAAATCTCTGTCTACCTGCAATCTTAAGGCAATGTTAAAACGCTAAACCTCTCTATATAGTGGATGTGTGTTGTTGAAACCGCTGCACGTACATGAGGATGTGGTACGACTTGGATACAACTACTGTGCGTGTTTGCTTGTCTGCTGTAAAAGCATTACTACTAAAAAGTGTTGActtctgtgtctgtgttcctcTTTGTGGGTTCTGTTTACCCTCACAGGATGTACATAGTGATGACGTGATGAGGTGCAATGCACAAATAAATAGAGAAGTAGAAcatggagtgagaaacaacagACCAATCAAATGTGTCTGTTTTCCTTATTTTCTCACAAATGCATTCTGCAGCTACCCATGTTCACGGCCCCTTTCACAGGCTTTTGTGAGACTCAATCTTTGTCAGGATTGTTATTATGCATAAATTCGACATATATTGATATATCCATATTAATTGTATTTGTGAAAATGTACTTTAAGATCACAGTAGATTATTAATTACAGTAATCACATTTGAGTAATTCAtgttgaccactagagggcagtggTTGGCCAATTTAGAGTGTCCTCCGTCTGCCTGTCCTGCTTTATGACTGATCAATGATGAGAAAATATGTCTACGTGGATGATGCTAGAAATGTATGGTATTGAGCTGCTATGGGCTCAGGCACATTGCATTTTATGTTCCTACTCTACCTCCTATCATGTCTCTCTTTTAATTTGTGAGATCTGATCTGAGATGAATGGATAGGTGAGATTTCTTTCTGTGTGCTATAAACCAAATCCAGACCCGTCCTCATCACTGTCCCAAAGGATAGgactttacattaagttgcctCTGTTACTATGTAACTACGCAGTAACAACATAGTAGTTACATAGGTATTACTATGTAATTGCATGGTAAATAGGGTTTAGCACTATCAGATATTACATCATTGCAAAAAGGAATGTATAATTTCACATCCACTTCCTGAAtgtgcaattattattattattttttttaacctttatttaaccaggcaagtcagttaagaacatattcttattttcaatgacggcctgggaacagtgggttaactgcctgttcaggggcagaacgacagagttgtaccttgtcagctcgggggtttgaactcgcagccttccggttcctagtccaacgctctaaccactaggctacgctgccgccccaattacTGATGTTAGTACACATTTTCTTGTTCCAGTAGGTAACTAATAATTTGTAATCACAAGTCACATGTGAATTGTCATGTTAACGACTCCAACATGTGACATTGTTATATAACTACAGGGTGCCACTACCATCAAATCTAGAGGAAATAGGACCTAGAAACAACAACTGTAACAAGTCACACCTGTCATTAACTACCAGTCATTTTCAAGTAGTTAAGTTCTATGATATGACCTGGCTCAAAGGCTATACCGAATCAAGTAGTTAAGGTCTATGATATGACCTGGCTCAAAGGCTATACCGAATCAAGTAGTTAAGTTCTATGATATGACCTGGCTCAAAGGCTATACCGAATCAAGTAGTTAAGTTCTATGATATGACCTGGCTCAAAGGCTATACCGAATCAAGTAGTTAAGTTCTATGATATGACCTGGCTCAAAGGCTATACCGAATCAAGTGTAACGTAAGAACAATGTATTTACATGGGATACACTGCAATTATCATGTACCTACCCAGAGAaagcaacttaatgtaaagtgaaaCCCAGTTGGGTATAACCTTTATAATCACTATGCAGATACAATTGAGCAATCTTTGCAGACAACAGGCTAACCAGGAGACATGTATTTACAATGCaagcaacttaatgtaaagtgaagTGACTGTTTTAATTACTTTGTAGTTACAATGTAACAACCGTTGCTAACCAGGAGAAATAAGGAAATATGTTAGACTTTTCTTTAATGGATTTGACACAGATTAATATTCAAACCATGCTAATTAAATGACCCATATTCCGACTTAAAGCAAGAACTATTAGTAAAAGATA is a genomic window containing:
- the LOC124038031 gene encoding autotransporter adhesin BpaC-like, with product MYLVAALSNKNCSMLSLRVLVLNQATQSHPAVCGDTSPNSDTVHLIHPDTGDNDTPVVTVWLVTGDNDTPVVTVWLVTGDNDTPLVTVCLVTGDNDTPVVTVWLVTGDNDTPVVTVWLVTGDNDTPVVTVCLVTGDNDTPVVTVWLVTGDNDTPVVTVCLVTGDNDTPVVTVWLVTGDNDTPVVTVCLVTGDNDTPVVTVWLVTGDNDTPVVTVCLVTGDNDTPVVTVWLVTGDNDTPVVTVWLVTGDNDTPVVTVCLVTGDNDTPVVTVWLVTGDNDTPVVTVCLVTGDNDTPVVTVWLVTGDNDTPVVTVCLVTGAV